From the Diprion similis isolate iyDipSimi1 chromosome 1, iyDipSimi1.1, whole genome shotgun sequence genome, the window TTTACTCAGACCGAAGGGTCGTAGGTCACAGTTACATACGACCTTCTGCGTTCCTTTGGAAGAACAAGTACAAAACGAAGAAAGCTGTAAAAAGTTGTTTGAACTTCCCCAGATACGACAGTCGCTACGACCGCGATCGAATCTACGATCGAGACCCAGGCTACGACCGGAACTACGATCGAGGTTACTACGAGCGAGGAAACGGATACGACAATCTGGATTCTCGCTACCCTTACGAGAGCCGGGAAGAAGTCCGGTATTACAGCCCCTCCAGGAGGCCAAGCTATCACGAGGATCCGTACATGCCGCGATACGACCGACGAAATCGGTACGGAAATCGATACGAGCAGACCTACGACAGGTATGATCCTTACGACAGGATCTACAGCAGGAAACCCGCCCTCGACGATCGCTACAGCTATGACAGATTCGGAAGCAGGGGAGGCAGCGTCGGCGTCGGGTACGGAGGCGGTGCAGCAGGTGGAGGCGCAGGTGCAGGATACTTTACTTCAGGTACATCCGGAAGCTGGGGACCAGGATACGACCGTGGATACGCCAGCGCCTGGAACTACGCTGGGAGCAGGGACagggaaagggaaagggaaagggaCAGGGACAACTGGAGGGACAGGGACTTCAACAGAGATCGTGATCCAGGGTGATAAATCGCTGCTttgctttcaattttcaaaatttttctgataaatttattaatttttagaaattttgcaaaGGATCTCGCAGAATCCTTGGGGAGATTGGATGAATTTTGAGTATGTTGCAGGACGATCGAAGGTTCTCATCGCCCGCAAGTCCCAAAAATTTATGGTCTAGGGTGcatggatttttttatatctatcgATCACGCCATTTTAACGAATCACAAAGCTTTAAGGGGACTTTAAGTCGAATATTTCACTCAAAAACTGCACAACCGAGTGGCAGAGACTTCGGACACGCGTGAAAAACAGGAGAGTCGATCGACGCAAGACTGAGAGGATGTCGTTCTTCGCGTCAAATTTGACGCTGCAACCTCTTTTCGGCAAAACAGCGGACTAATGGacagaatcaatcgcagcttCCTATCTACCTTTGGGAATTAATTGTGTGGTTTTTTGAGTGATTTTTGTCGATTTAAACTCACCTTGGAGCTtcataattcataaaaatcgcgaaatccatagatataaaaaaaatctggacaCCTTTCTTCCGTAGCCTGTATATCGAAAATTACTGATTTTTGGGACTTGTGTTCACGAGAACTTTTACCGACCGGGCAAATTTCCATAAGGATTTTGCGAGGTCCTTTGCAACTTTTTTGCAAGTGcacaaatttttgcaattttgattCTCACTGTGTGAAGGAGTATTATTCGATCCATGCCGATAATTATTCCACCGAATTCCTGCAGACTTGAGTTGTTAGAGGAATGGGGTGTTTGCAAAGTAATAAGTGTTTCGCCTTGAGGTCTTGATCGGAAATTGATCCCGCACGTAGTTACGCTAAAGCGTGTGATTAAGCTCAGCCCACGTTTTCACGCCTCATCGGTTTATACTTTGAAATATTccgtataaatttattacagcCCGATTAACCCCCCGGCGTTAAAGATCGCTTCGTAACTTCAACGGTATTTGAGGTTGCTTTACGATCACGTTCACTGCTGCAGagtggtggtgatggtggtggtggtggtggtggtgaatGTAAACCTCGAGAAGAATCTCGAAGAGGATAAATTGTTTCGCGAAATTTCGCACCGGTTATTTTCTTccgtttatatacatatatatatatatatatatgaattttttcttttttttttctcacttctttctatttctctttccctattttttttgcttctctcGTTTTATTCCACCAAGAAAggcgaaacattttttttttttgtctctttccCCAGATACTATCGACCGAGGGATTATTTCTACGACAGCACCGCAGCCCCGGGCGCTTCCCGGGGTACGAGCTACCTCCACGACCGACCTGAGTCCTCGACACCGTCGAACAGCATCGGTCAGGAATCAGCAACAAACTCACCCAAGTCGCAGGACAGTAACAAAGTATACAAGGATTAGGAGATTAGGGATTAAGTCGCATTAAAAGTTGTCCAAATAACAGAATctgaaggtttttttttttctttctttattttgtacGTTTTTACTTGAGGAGCTTTTAAAGCGTTAATTTGCCTGTAACGCAAATCGACGCTCGTttgaagataataataatttttcaataattttacgaAGGAACTGGTTGCAGATTTGGAAATAGATATTATTTCGTTCGTCCGCAATTCGTGACTGTAATATTTCCTCGTAATAGCGATGTGTAAAATTGATTTACTTCCCCTGATTACCTCGGATATATTTATGATAACTACTAATTACCCGGTCGTGTTCATTATTTCCTCCTTCTTagttttttattgcaaatgatAAGGCTACTGGACACAGGGGCTGAGTGTACCTGCTTTGAAAGAGGTTCGAGTCATCCCTGAAAATTAACTCCGACAACTACGCTCTTATACGTATGTgtagataatatttatacattatagtaactcgtttttttttttttattcctcattATTGCctctaatttttattcgtgATTACCTTAACTTATTCCGTATCTCAAATCCTTAACGTAAAATTCCCAATCCACATTTATTtaagtaatttttgtaataataaaatcgtacttcatgaataaattatcACACAATATACTCGTAAAGTCTAAAACTTGTTAGCGTTGAATTCTGCAATATATATGCAGTAACTACGATGCGAAGAAAACGGAAGTCGCGAAATTAAGAGTGAAAATGACTTTTCAAATCGAACGGAAAAATCAACCGCAACTTAGTAAgagcgaaaataataatcgcaTACGGAATGTGTAATATCGAAACGCGTCGATCAATCACGATCAAGAGTCAGATGCGAAAGGAGCAGaaggaaattgaataaaaaatatgaaatatacaaGATGCTGTGTAACGAGTTTTCAGTACGAGCTCCCAACGTCGATACTCGAAACTTTTGTTATATACGaagaaggtatatatatatattagttgGTATAAAAAGGAGCAGCAGCGAGGAAAACGGCGGCAGCTGCAAGTggggaattaatttttgataagTATGGTTTGATTCTTATTAACAAAACTTCGTGCTTTCGTACGTGCGAAAGTGCAGCTAACTAATTGTTCTTGATCGCGAAGAGGATTAAAATTACTTTATGACGGTTGTATCTTGTTTCCAAAATCTAACAACGACcaaaatcaatcgattttttattttattatatcgattatttttttcaaactcgattaatccaccgactcgattattttttagtgAAAGATAAATGAGTATTTTCACCTGATATTGGGAAAAACTTTACCGCTTTTACGATTATGtactgaaatttacgaaattttggtttcaaatacacagtttcgaaaacaaaacaaaaaaaatatatgtatgtaaaatgattaattactcgattaatttttacccaCTCAATCGAATCatgattgattatttttttggactCAATTGGATCGATTCATGGATTGTTTTAGCTTTCTGGCTATTGCCACCAAAATCATAAAAGTTCATCGCCAAAAAAGTTAAGTTTCGTAAACAAAAGGCTAAATACTTATAAACAAGAAATCTCACGTGCAGGTCAAAAGCTTATACgttctttttgattttgtaaaattttgaaaacgagaACAAAAAATAGTGACTCGTATACTCTTTTGGTTTTGCAATCAGCCAATGGTCAATACAAggaaaaatttccaaagtgACGAGAAAATAGCGAATATGCCCTTTCGATTTCAATCAGGCGATGCAAACAGTATCAGGGCAGCGGTTGAGATCCGCCGTGTAACTTCCTGCCGCAAGCTTTACTATCCGCAAAATTTACGCCCCGAGTTTAGCAACTGTTGTAGGTATAGATCGATTTCTCCACCATCCGACaaaagcccccccccccccataccTTGgctgtgtatatatgtacatacgtgccTCCGCGGAAGACCTCTTGACCAACACCGTAAACCTTGTGGTCTGCCAAATTCTGCTACTTGCGTGTACTGTACATGTGCGTAATTCGCGGATCCATGCTGCCACTAGGCGTGCGAATGCGagttgtttgaaaaacattggaaacaataaaaaaataataaaactgatAGGTACCGATGCAACAAAAAAGCGAACGCGATTCAAACCACAAAATTAGGTCAATTTATATTCGTTATATCGaacgaaaataatttacgacTGAGTAGCGGTCAAGAGACTTTGAAaacagagaagaaagaaaaaaaaaattggcaatgtTTCACTGTCACAGCTATGTCATACacaggtattaaaaaaatttgaaaactcatTTCCAAGTTATTGCAAAAGTTTCTTACACTGGGTCAGTAAGCTGAGATTCGGATTTGATTTACCTGAAAAGTTACCGCCATCTTTCTTCgaagcgttgaaaaatttcctcccAACTAATATTATATTCTCGTACACGTGTAAccgtgtatgaattttttattttttttattctgtttatttatttattttttttttcgtttttaatcgGGGACGGATTTCGATACCGTCCCACAGTATTGAGCCAATATTATGTCGTTTTCGCGAAAGTGGTACAAAGTAAGAGGGCCAAAAACCCTCTGCGATACACACGTTCCTCGACATCTCGCTCGGTATTCTtgcgattttatttatttcgcaaATCGCGGAGGAGCGAAGTAGCGTAGACTCTTGGCGAACGGAAATCCTGACTCTGTTTGCGTCGGTACAACCCGTCTGAGCGTTTTGGAAAAAGGCTCAAGGATCCGGGATGCATTATTAAGAGACACGTCGTGACGCACGTCACGTGGAGAGCAGGAGTAACTGCTTAAGCCGTCGGTTTTATACCTCGAAGAATCTCGAAGGACTcggactctctctctctccctttttttccctccatcTCTATCTCTCGACTGCTTCAGAGAGAAAAGCTTTTGACGtgttcctccctccctccgtCCCTCTCACTCCTGCCAAGTGGGCTTTTCGCCCCCTCAAACTCCACCGGGATCGAAAGTCACGCGGCGCTTGTAATTCGCCAAACGAATCGCATCCCGCTCCACATTCCTTCGCGTGGAAACATTCAAACTCGAGAAATACGTGGGTCAAATTCTTTCTCCAATTTTCGTTTGGTATTTAGAGTAATCTTGTCCTCTGTTATAAACTTTTGatgatttcttttcatttttttttcttgttattagCCACTATTCGtactgaggaaaaaaaatcatgtcgTGCAATTTTTGGCTCGAATTTTAACTCATGAACAGAACGAACTGTAATACCTTGTAAATAgatattgtttttaaaaaatgacatTAAACACGTGATCGGTGTGAAATAATTGATGAACAGGCTTGTATAGTTGAAATTCTCgagttttttattatatattttgtaacATATTTAGCTATTCTTTATTATCATCACCCTTTTTAGTTCACGATCAGACTGTTTAATGGGGCCCTGTTCAATTGATTATGCGACACGGATCAACTTAATGttaccaaaaagaaaaaaaacattgatcgAAAGTGAAAAACGGATGCAGACAAAACGGAGGTTGACTCTGCGAATCTATGGGATATATATCAAGGGGTCTGGATCGCCTTCGGATGTTGATCATAAAACAACTTTGTATTCTCTGAAATTGGACGATCTAAATGCTAATGCCTAAGCGTAGGATTGGACCGTCGAAAGGGACGTGCCTCAATCAAAACCAAACTCAATTTAAATTGCTATTCTTGAAATTGTAGTAATTGCTCCGCTCTGCGGATCGGGGAGGAAACCGTCGAATTAATTCACTCAAACCGATGTCGGATCCTCGGTTATATTCTCTACGCGGGGCAACTTGTGGAACCGTGTAATTCACGTCTTATTGAAACGCGTCGCAGCCTCGAGTCTTTGATCAACGCGACGGAACAGCGGCGTCTGCGTCTCGGATACGAGGGACTTGATTTAGTCGTCGATTATAATTGCTTTCTCCTTCGACGCAACGACGGGAAGCTGCGATGCCAATTTCACGGTCAGTCGGATCGATCATGGGAGAAAAATTCGTCGAACAATATATTATTCCCTCGAGTTTTTCACACTGCGGTTATTTACGATTCTAAGGTTGTAATTCAATCCTTAATCGGTATTTAAACATCCTAACATCGATAATTGCTCGCCTATTTTTTCGCCTCGAATTTTGCGGAGAAAAACGCTGCGgagtattattttattctcacaCCTGCCACCCTCAGGCTATTTTGTATTTCAGTCGTGAAGCTCGTATCTGGAAAATAACTAGTCTAGGAAGCTGAAGTGAAAACGTATACGAACGAACTTTTCGCAAGCTAGGTATAAACCCCGGATGACAGATACCCGAGTCGTTTCATACTTCTCATGAATTCAATTCAACGGATAAACTCGTACAGACTGAAAAAAGGCTGGTTTTTCACGTCAAAGGGTTGAAAATTCCTCGGCAATTTTACCAGAGTAGAAATTTAGGcctaaatttgattttaccaAGATTCATATTACTCGTAAACTTActtttaagaaaattgaacCTTGAAATGCTAGATT encodes:
- the LOC124406794 gene encoding uncharacterized protein DDB_G0287625 isoform X1, which codes for MIPVLLGLLALGGARGSPSPSTSGSGTSDTSRADTTPSASSALGALYRQARSDQYYTSRYAGDGLSVSSGTIGTRSPDSNEPRDAAYFESRCITCDPNKSSASSASDRGYRPKPRYDWYDYDLEDRRSPVSYRDRYDDYDRGRSPGYDYDQRYNRFGRYDLRPIYYGDRYDSRYDRDRIYDRDPGYDRNYDRGYYERGNGYDNLDSRYPYESREEVRYYSPSRRPSYHEDPYMPRYDRRNRYGNRYEQTYDRYDPYDRIYSRKPALDDRYSYDRFGSRGGSVGVGYGGGAAGGGAGAGYFTSGTSGSWGPGYDRGYASAWNYAGSRDRERERERDRDNWRDRDFNRDRDPGYYRPRDYFYDSTAAPGASRGTSYLHDRPESSTPSNSIGQESATNSPKSQDSNKVYKD
- the LOC124406794 gene encoding uncharacterized protein DDB_G0287625 isoform X2, translated to MIPVLLGLLALGGARGSPSPSTSGSGTSDTSRADTTPSASSALGALYRQARSDQYYTSRYAGDGLSVSSGTIGTRSPDSNEPRDAAYFESRCITCDPNKSSASSASDRGYRPKPRYDWYDYDLEDRRSPVSYRDRYDDYDRGRSPGYDSRYDRDRIYDRDPGYDRNYDRGYYERGNGYDNLDSRYPYESREEVRYYSPSRRPSYHEDPYMPRYDRRNRYGNRYEQTYDRYDPYDRIYSRKPALDDRYSYDRFGSRGGSVGVGYGGGAAGGGAGAGYFTSGTSGSWGPGYDRGYASAWNYAGSRDRERERERDRDNWRDRDFNRDRDPGYYRPRDYFYDSTAAPGASRGTSYLHDRPESSTPSNSIGQESATNSPKSQDSNKVYKD